In Pseudomonas rhizosphaerae, one DNA window encodes the following:
- a CDS encoding glycosyltransferase family 4 protein has protein sequence MKILFLSSLYSPHVGGGAEIVLQRTVEGMHQRGHEVCVLSTGPDAGLKHEFVKGVKVYRAGLLNTYWHFSEQRPGALARLGWHLRDKYNMGMRTYLREVLAAEKVDLVVCHNLSGWSVSAWDEISASGLPLVQVLHDMYLMCPSSNMFKKNTACKTPCTLCKHFRQGHAERSAQVDAVVGVSQHLLGKLTDARFFRNASQQVIYNASPKIDHAPSRFTRMAQGEPLRFGYLGTLSEPKGLRWLIDQFKKLPFNATLQIAGRGQLDYEQVLKLEASGENIHFVGYQSPESFYRQIDVAIVPSIWNEPFGLVAVEACAHSVPVIASARGGLPEIIQDGINGLLCNPDEPRSLGLAMLQLYRDPELRERLAAQARDSVEHLLDQERMLDSYQQLFLDVLQRRNVHHEISPVTQSL, from the coding sequence ATGAAGATACTGTTCCTAAGCAGCCTGTACTCGCCGCATGTCGGCGGCGGTGCTGAAATCGTTCTGCAACGCACGGTCGAGGGCATGCATCAGCGTGGCCACGAAGTCTGCGTGCTGAGCACCGGCCCCGATGCGGGCCTCAAGCACGAATTCGTGAAAGGCGTGAAGGTCTACCGCGCCGGGCTGCTCAACACCTACTGGCACTTCAGCGAACAGCGCCCCGGCGCGTTGGCCCGGCTGGGCTGGCATCTGCGCGACAAGTACAACATGGGCATGCGCACCTACCTGCGCGAAGTGCTGGCGGCCGAGAAGGTCGACCTGGTGGTGTGCCACAACCTCAGTGGCTGGTCGGTGTCGGCGTGGGACGAGATCTCCGCATCCGGCCTGCCACTGGTGCAGGTGCTGCACGACATGTACCTGATGTGCCCGAGCAGCAACATGTTCAAGAAGAACACGGCCTGCAAGACGCCCTGCACCCTGTGCAAGCACTTCCGCCAGGGCCATGCCGAACGCTCGGCCCAGGTCGACGCGGTGGTGGGGGTCAGCCAGCACCTGCTGGGCAAGCTCACCGACGCCCGCTTCTTCCGCAACGCTTCGCAGCAGGTGATCTACAACGCCAGCCCGAAGATCGACCATGCACCGTCGCGTTTCACCCGCATGGCCCAAGGCGAACCGTTGCGCTTCGGTTACCTGGGCACCTTGTCCGAGCCCAAGGGCTTGCGCTGGCTGATCGATCAGTTCAAGAAATTGCCGTTCAACGCCACCTTGCAGATCGCCGGGCGCGGGCAGCTGGACTACGAGCAGGTGCTGAAGCTTGAGGCCAGCGGCGAAAACATCCACTTCGTCGGCTACCAGTCGCCTGAAAGCTTCTATCGGCAGATCGACGTGGCCATCGTGCCGTCGATCTGGAACGAGCCGTTCGGCCTGGTGGCAGTGGAAGCCTGCGCCCACTCGGTGCCGGTGATCGCCAGTGCCCGTGGCGGCCTGCCGGAGATCATCCAGGACGGCATCAACGGGCTGCTGTGCAACCCCGACGAGCCGCGCTCGCTGGGCCTGGCGATGCTGCAGCTGTACCGCGACCCCGAACTGCGCGAACGCCTGGCGGCCCAGGCGCGTGACAGCGTCGAGCACCTGCTCGACCAGGAACGGATGCTCGACAGTTACCAACAGCTGTTCCTCGATGTTTTGCAAAGAAGAAATGTCCATCATGAAATCAGCCCTGTCACTCAGTCGCTTTGA